In one window of Cellulophaga sp. HaHa_2_95 DNA:
- a CDS encoding lysophospholipid acyltransferase family protein — protein MGLVTAKEVAKAINIDKYGFLGTFIGWVLMKVTRISSINKFYDTISHLEGQAYPDAILKHFDIDFQIPEEDFKRLPKDGAFITISNHPLGAIDGIILIKLMMGYRPDFKIMTNFLLQRMEPLVPYIVPVNPFESHKNVKSSLAGFKTALQHLRDGHPLSIFPAGEVSTLKDGKLLVDRPWEEAALKLIKKAEVPVVPIYFHAKNSRLFYRLAKLNDVFRTAKIPSEVFTQKNRPIKVRIGQPIAVKVQKEQQSLEEYTDLLRRKTYMLSNAYEKEGLTDRIREQIPTSLKLPKAPRKIASAISPELMEEEIIKLRDKGCRLLQSKNYEVFLAVEHDMPNILQEIGRQREVTFRAIGEGTNNSIDLDQFDAYYHHLFLWDEQEKAIVGAYRMGLGAEIFKAYGIDGFYLQDLFRVEPELYAMMSESIEMGRAYIVKEYQQKPMPLFLLWKGIVHTTLRFPEYKYLIGGVSISNQFSNFSKSLMIEFMKSNYWDPYVAQYIRPKKEFKVKLKDADKEFVFDETQADLNKFDKLIDEVEPGNLRLPVLIKKYIKQNAKVVAFNVDPLFNNSVDGLMYIKIADLPEDTVRPVMEEFQAELERKMAAGQDLTTNDPEN, from the coding sequence ATGGGTTTAGTAACCGCAAAGGAAGTTGCAAAAGCAATAAATATAGATAAATATGGCTTTCTAGGCACTTTTATAGGATGGGTTCTTATGAAAGTGACTAGAATTTCTAGTATTAATAAGTTTTATGATACAATCAGCCATTTAGAGGGGCAAGCTTATCCAGATGCTATTTTAAAGCATTTTGATATTGATTTTCAGATTCCCGAAGAGGATTTCAAAAGATTACCTAAAGATGGTGCATTTATAACCATCTCTAATCATCCGCTAGGAGCCATCGATGGTATTATTTTGATTAAACTAATGATGGGATATCGTCCTGATTTTAAAATCATGACTAATTTCTTACTGCAACGTATGGAGCCTTTAGTGCCTTATATTGTTCCTGTAAATCCGTTTGAATCCCATAAAAATGTAAAAAGTAGTTTAGCGGGATTTAAGACGGCACTTCAGCATTTGAGAGACGGCCATCCTCTAAGCATATTTCCTGCAGGAGAAGTTTCTACTTTAAAAGATGGAAAACTTCTAGTAGATAGACCTTGGGAAGAAGCTGCTTTAAAATTGATAAAAAAAGCAGAAGTTCCTGTTGTGCCTATTTATTTTCACGCTAAGAACAGTAGACTTTTCTATCGTTTGGCAAAATTGAATGATGTTTTTAGAACCGCTAAAATTCCATCAGAAGTATTCACACAAAAGAATAGACCTATAAAGGTACGAATAGGGCAACCTATCGCGGTCAAAGTACAGAAAGAACAACAGAGCTTAGAAGAGTATACGGATTTGCTTCGTAGAAAAACCTATATGCTTTCTAATGCCTACGAAAAGGAAGGCTTAACCGATAGAATAAGAGAGCAAATACCCACCTCTTTAAAATTGCCTAAGGCACCTCGAAAAATTGCTTCGGCCATTAGTCCAGAACTGATGGAAGAAGAAATTATTAAATTAAGAGACAAAGGATGTAGGCTATTGCAGAGCAAAAACTATGAAGTTTTCTTAGCGGTAGAGCATGATATGCCTAACATTTTACAAGAAATAGGTAGACAGAGAGAAGTTACTTTTAGAGCTATAGGGGAGGGAACTAATAATTCTATTGATCTTGATCAGTTTGATGCCTATTACCATCATTTGTTTCTTTGGGACGAGCAAGAGAAAGCTATTGTAGGAGCGTATAGAATGGGCTTAGGCGCAGAAATATTCAAAGCGTATGGTATTGATGGATTTTACTTGCAAGATTTATTTAGAGTAGAACCAGAGCTGTATGCAATGATGAGCGAGTCTATAGAAATGGGACGTGCCTATATCGTTAAAGAATACCAACAGAAACCCATGCCGCTATTCTTGCTTTGGAAAGGAATTGTACATACTACACTACGTTTTCCAGAATATAAGTATTTAATTGGTGGGGTAAGTATCAGTAATCAGTTTTCTAATTTCTCCAAATCACTTATGATTGAGTTTATGAAATCTAACTATTGGGATCCGTATGTGGCACAGTACATAAGACCTAAAAAGGAGTTTAAGGTAAAGCTTAAAGATGCTGATAAAGAATTTGTGTTTGACGAAACTCAGGCCGATTTAAATAAGTTTGATAAATTAATTGATGAAGTAGAACCAGGAAATTTACGTTTGCCTGTATTGATAAAGAAGTATATAAAGCAGAATGCAAAAGTGGTTGCTTTTAATGTAGACCCGCTGTTTAATAATTCTGTAGACGGATTGATGTATATCAAGATAGCCGATTTACCAGAAGATACGGTTAGACCAGTAATGGAAGAGTTTCAAGCAGAGCTAGAACGCAAAATGGCGGCAGGTCAAGATTTAACTACTAATGATCCAGAGAATTAA
- a CDS encoding aspartate kinase, with protein sequence MRIFKFGGASVKDADGVKNLVSVLEQVGYEHTLIVVSAMGKTTNAMETVVTSYFRDKSEVAAAIQDVLKYHNDILMDLFENDKHPIFKQIKELFDEVQGFLAWNKSPKHSFVYDQVIGYGELVSTTILSAYLNEVGINNTWLDVRDYIKTDDNYRDAAINWEKTQENISKGIDKSKFYITQGFIGSDDNNFTTTLGREGSDYSAAILAYCLNATAVTIWKDVPGVLNADPRYFDNAQLLNQISYREAIELAFYGASVIHPKTLQPLQRKEIPLLVKSFLEPKNAGTTVGKGPGIEPKVPCFIVKKNQVLMKLSSLDFSFIVEDSISELFKLFHDHKMKVDLIQNSAISFSVCVDNKFGRLNDLLEILKRKFKVNHQEEVSLYTIRHFDTEAITSLQNGKEILLEQRGKETVQLVVK encoded by the coding sequence ATGAGAATTTTTAAATTTGGAGGAGCATCTGTAAAAGATGCTGATGGGGTAAAAAATTTAGTGAGTGTTTTAGAACAAGTAGGTTATGAGCATACACTAATAGTTGTTTCTGCAATGGGTAAAACAACCAATGCTATGGAAACGGTTGTTACGAGTTATTTTAGAGATAAATCTGAAGTTGCTGCTGCAATCCAAGACGTTCTTAAATATCATAATGATATTTTAATGGACCTGTTTGAAAATGACAAACATCCTATATTCAAGCAAATAAAGGAACTTTTTGATGAAGTTCAAGGGTTTCTTGCGTGGAATAAATCGCCAAAGCACAGCTTTGTCTATGACCAAGTTATTGGGTATGGAGAATTGGTTTCTACCACTATTTTAAGTGCGTATTTAAATGAAGTAGGTATTAATAATACATGGTTAGATGTTCGTGATTATATTAAAACGGATGATAATTATAGAGATGCTGCTATCAATTGGGAAAAAACGCAGGAAAATATTTCAAAAGGAATTGATAAAAGTAAATTTTATATAACTCAAGGATTTATTGGCAGTGATGACAATAACTTTACCACTACTTTAGGTAGAGAAGGGTCGGATTATTCAGCGGCTATTTTAGCTTATTGTTTGAATGCCACTGCGGTTACCATTTGGAAGGACGTACCTGGAGTGTTAAATGCAGACCCTAGATATTTTGATAATGCTCAATTATTAAATCAAATCTCTTATAGGGAGGCTATTGAATTAGCTTTTTATGGTGCATCAGTAATTCACCCTAAAACATTACAGCCCTTACAACGAAAAGAAATTCCTTTACTTGTAAAGTCTTTTTTAGAACCTAAAAATGCAGGAACTACGGTAGGAAAAGGTCCTGGCATAGAGCCAAAAGTACCTTGTTTTATCGTGAAAAAGAATCAAGTTTTAATGAAGTTATCTTCTTTAGATTTCTCATTCATTGTAGAAGATAGTATCAGTGAGCTGTTTAAATTATTTCATGACCATAAAATGAAAGTAGATCTTATCCAGAATTCTGCGATTAGTTTTTCTGTGTGTGTCGATAATAAATTTGGGCGCTTAAATGATTTACTAGAGATTTTAAAAAGAAAATTTAAGGTAAACCACCAGGAGGAAGTTTCTCTATATACAATTCGACACTTTGATACTGAGGCTATTACCTCCTTGCAAAATGGTAAGGAAATTTTATTAGAACAGCGCGGTAAAGAAACGGTGCAATTAGTTGTGAAGTAA
- a CDS encoding GNAT family N-acetyltransferase — protein sequence MKFSIREAKKEDMDQVLSLINELAVFEKEENAVEVTLEDLIRDGFGANPLFHCFVGEVGNEIKGMALVYNRYSTWKGPIIHLEDLIVTESMRGTGMGTALLNEVVTYGHGLGVKRINWEVIDWNEPAIKFYESKGANVMRDWDVVQLDENGIKNYIANI from the coding sequence ATGAAATTTTCAATAAGAGAAGCAAAAAAAGAAGACATGGATCAAGTTTTATCCTTGATTAATGAGCTTGCTGTGTTTGAAAAGGAAGAAAATGCCGTTGAGGTTACTTTAGAAGACTTAATTAGAGATGGTTTTGGTGCTAATCCACTATTCCATTGTTTTGTGGGTGAAGTAGGTAATGAAATTAAAGGAATGGCATTGGTCTATAATAGGTATTCTACTTGGAAAGGGCCAATTATTCATTTAGAGGATTTAATAGTAACGGAGTCTATGCGTGGAACTGGTATGGGAACTGCATTGTTAAATGAGGTGGTTACATACGGTCATGGCTTAGGAGTTAAAAGAATAAACTGGGAAGTTATAGATTGGAATGAACCAGCCATTAAATTTTACGAAAGTAAAGGGGCAAATGTGATGCGAGATTGGGACGTAGTTCAATTAGACGAAAATGGTATTAAAAATTATATAGCCAATATATGA
- the fbp gene encoding class 1 fructose-bisphosphatase: MTKQYKTLGEFIIENQDSFKYSSGELSRLLNGLRLAAKVVNHEVNKAGLVDILGEAGDQNIQGENQQKLDVLANEKFIQTLKKREIVCGIASEEEDDFISINSFDNQHQNKYVVLIDPLDGSSNIDVNVSVGTIFSIYRRVTPVGTPVTIEDFLQPGVNQIAAGYIIYGTSTMLVYTTGDGVNGFTLNPALGTFYLSHPNMSFPESGNIYSVNEGNYVHFPQGVKDYIKYCQKEEDDRPYTSRYIGSLVSDFHRNMIKGGIYMYPKSSVASEGKLRLLYECNPMAFIAEQANGLASDGKNRIMEVKPTELHQRVPFFCGSRNMVEKAEEFMKNAKA, from the coding sequence ATGACTAAACAATACAAAACTCTTGGAGAGTTTATTATTGAAAATCAAGACTCTTTTAAATACTCATCTGGTGAATTATCTAGATTATTAAACGGACTACGATTAGCAGCTAAAGTTGTAAATCATGAAGTTAATAAAGCCGGATTAGTAGATATTCTTGGAGAAGCCGGAGATCAAAACATTCAGGGTGAAAACCAACAAAAATTAGACGTTCTCGCTAATGAAAAGTTTATACAAACTTTAAAAAAGAGAGAAATTGTTTGCGGAATTGCTTCTGAAGAAGAAGATGATTTTATAAGTATTAATAGTTTTGACAATCAACATCAAAACAAATACGTAGTACTTATAGACCCGCTTGACGGCTCTTCAAATATCGATGTCAATGTCTCTGTTGGAACTATATTTTCGATCTATAGACGGGTTACTCCTGTAGGTACTCCTGTAACTATTGAAGACTTTCTTCAACCAGGTGTAAACCAAATTGCAGCAGGTTACATTATTTATGGTACTTCTACTATGTTAGTCTATACGACTGGTGATGGCGTAAACGGATTCACATTAAACCCAGCGCTAGGGACTTTTTACCTATCGCATCCTAATATGAGTTTCCCTGAGAGTGGAAACATATATTCTGTTAATGAAGGTAACTATGTACACTTTCCGCAAGGCGTAAAAGATTATATTAAATATTGCCAGAAAGAAGAAGATGACAGACCTTATACGTCTCGTTACATAGGATCTCTAGTTTCTGATTTTCATAGAAACATGATCAAAGGAGGTATTTACATGTACCCTAAAAGTAGTGTTGCTTCTGAAGGAAAACTTAGATTATTGTATGAATGTAACCCTATGGCTTTTATTGCAGAACAAGCTAATGGATTAGCTAGTGATGGAAAAAATAGAATTATGGAGGTAAAACCAACAGAACTACACCAACGTGTTCCTTTCTTTTGCGGTAGCCGAAATATGGTTGAAAAGGCAGAAGAATTTATGAAAAATGCGAAAGCATAA
- a CDS encoding TerB family tellurite resistance protein translates to MSFVDLYSSGEHRRNLAHFSSIASLAAVDGEVNPQEKVLLDRFARKLDITDAEYAEVLKSDNKYPINPPSTSEERLERLFDLFRIVFADHEIDEEEMILVNKYAIGLGYSSEAAAKLIKRSVQIFGGRLDFEDYLYLVKK, encoded by the coding sequence ATGTCTTTTGTAGATTTATATAGCAGTGGCGAGCATAGAAGAAATTTAGCTCATTTTTCATCAATTGCTTCTTTAGCAGCGGTTGATGGTGAAGTTAATCCTCAAGAAAAGGTTTTATTAGATCGGTTTGCTAGAAAATTAGATATCACGGATGCGGAGTATGCTGAAGTTTTAAAGTCTGATAATAAATACCCTATTAATCCTCCTTCTACTTCAGAGGAGCGTTTGGAGCGTTTGTTTGATTTGTTTCGAATTGTTTTTGCAGATCACGAGATAGATGAAGAAGAAATGATCTTGGTAAATAAGTATGCTATTGGTTTAGGGTACTCTTCTGAAGCAGCAGCTAAATTAATTAAGCGTTCTGTGCAGATTTTTGGTGGTCGATTAGATTTTGAAGATTACCTTTATTTAGTAAAGAAATAA
- a CDS encoding ligase-associated DNA damage response exonuclease, with amino-acid sequence MKNPLLQFTDKGIYCSVAKVYLDPWKPVDKAIITHGHADHSRYGHKSYITHHRNVPIISHRLGEINVSGVAWGQTFTINNVKFSLHPAGHIIGSSQIRVEHKGEVWVFTGDYKTENDGISTPYEVVKCDSFITECTFGLPAFKWTPQDEVMDSINNWWLENQTEGKTSILFGYSLGKAQRLLKYLNPDIGKIYTHGAIENMTEVLRPLVDFPATTLITKETKKQDLLGNMVLAPPSAHGSTWIKKMVPYVTGSASGWMTFRGARRRRAIDKGFVLSDHCDWTGLLESIKATGAEKVICTHGYSDIFSRYLREQGYDARTEETQYGEEETAEIEEKIIT; translated from the coding sequence ATGAAAAATCCATTACTACAATTTACCGATAAAGGTATTTATTGCAGTGTCGCCAAAGTATATTTAGATCCTTGGAAACCCGTTGATAAAGCTATTATCACTCATGGTCATGCAGATCACAGCCGCTATGGACATAAGAGCTACATAACACATCATAGAAATGTGCCTATTATAAGCCACAGACTGGGGGAAATAAATGTATCTGGCGTAGCATGGGGACAAACCTTTACTATAAATAATGTGAAATTTAGCCTACACCCTGCAGGACATATTATTGGTTCTTCACAAATACGCGTAGAACATAAAGGAGAAGTCTGGGTGTTTACTGGGGATTATAAAACTGAAAACGACGGAATATCTACACCCTATGAAGTTGTAAAATGCGATTCGTTCATTACAGAATGTACCTTTGGATTACCCGCTTTTAAATGGACACCACAAGACGAAGTGATGGATTCTATTAACAATTGGTGGCTTGAAAACCAAACGGAAGGAAAAACATCGATACTTTTTGGATATAGCCTAGGTAAAGCACAACGTCTACTAAAATATTTGAATCCCGATATAGGCAAAATATACACCCACGGTGCCATAGAAAACATGACCGAAGTATTACGGCCACTGGTAGATTTCCCAGCAACAACACTAATCACTAAAGAAACCAAAAAACAAGATTTGCTGGGCAACATGGTACTAGCCCCTCCCAGCGCACACGGAAGTACGTGGATAAAAAAAATGGTGCCTTACGTTACAGGATCCGCCAGTGGCTGGATGACCTTTAGGGGGGCAAGGCGCAGAAGAGCAATAGACAAAGGGTTTGTCCTCAGCGATCATTGTGATTGGACAGGTTTATTAGAAAGTATAAAAGCTACTGGTGCTGAAAAGGTAATTTGTACACATGGCTATTCAGATATCTTTTCAAGATACTTGCGAGAACAAGGGTATGATGCCAGAACCGAAGAAACACAATACGGAGAAGAAGAAACCGCAGAAATAGAAGAAAAAATAATTACTTAG
- a CDS encoding ATP-dependent DNA ligase codes for MKNFASLIKTLDSTTKTNTKVAALAEYFAKASDTDKVWTIAILSHRRPPRPVNTTLLRQWASELSNIPLWLFEESYHIVGDLAETIALVIPSNPLQTDKSLTEFLEEMILLKKKSEEEKKEYLYNNWKALDYYERFVFTKLITGGFRIGVSQKLMTKALSKATEINEDILAYKLMGNWDPKTITFQELILEENENDYLSKPYPFYLAYAIENEIHDLGDVQEWSAEHKWDGIRSQTIFRNDELFVWSRGEELVTDKYPELEKLVGIIPNGTVIDAEILPYANNIIGTFNDLQTRIGRKTVSKALLKKTPVILKAYDILEWEGNDIRHLPFIERRELLEKLYQTISAIESLPFQISETIHCSTWEEVAKERERAREMHSEGLMLKRKDSPYLVGRKKGDWWKWKVDPLTIDAVLTYAMRGHGRRSNLFTDYTFALWNTNEEGEKELVTFAKAYSGLTDAEFRKIDAWIKKNTLERFGPVRSVTPHHVFEIAFEGIALSKRHKSGIATRFPRIIRWRHDKKIEDANTIEDLKNLIPSTSKTATE; via the coding sequence ATGAAAAATTTTGCATCCCTTATTAAAACCTTAGACAGCACAACCAAAACAAATACAAAGGTTGCTGCTCTAGCCGAGTATTTTGCAAAAGCGAGTGATACCGATAAGGTGTGGACCATCGCTATCTTATCACATCGGAGACCTCCAAGACCGGTAAATACAACCTTATTAAGACAATGGGCTTCAGAATTATCCAATATTCCTTTATGGCTTTTTGAAGAGAGTTATCATATTGTGGGTGATTTAGCAGAAACTATAGCCCTAGTAATTCCGTCTAATCCTTTACAAACTGACAAATCGCTCACGGAGTTTTTAGAAGAAATGATTCTTTTAAAAAAGAAGTCGGAAGAAGAGAAAAAAGAATACCTCTATAACAACTGGAAAGCATTAGATTATTACGAACGTTTTGTTTTTACCAAATTAATTACTGGAGGTTTCCGAATTGGTGTAAGTCAAAAATTAATGACAAAGGCCTTATCTAAAGCTACAGAAATAAATGAGGATATATTAGCCTATAAATTGATGGGGAATTGGGACCCTAAAACAATTACTTTTCAAGAACTGATTTTAGAGGAGAATGAAAATGATTACCTATCAAAACCATATCCTTTTTATTTAGCTTACGCTATTGAAAATGAAATACATGATCTGGGTGATGTGCAAGAATGGTCTGCAGAACATAAATGGGATGGTATACGCTCACAAACCATATTTAGAAATGATGAATTATTTGTATGGAGCCGCGGAGAAGAATTAGTAACCGATAAGTATCCTGAGTTAGAAAAATTGGTAGGTATAATTCCAAACGGAACCGTCATTGATGCCGAAATTTTACCCTACGCCAATAACATCATCGGTACTTTCAATGATTTACAGACTAGGATTGGAAGAAAAACGGTTTCTAAAGCACTGCTAAAAAAAACGCCCGTAATTCTCAAAGCGTATGATATCTTGGAATGGGAAGGGAATGATATTCGGCATCTTCCTTTTATAGAACGAAGGGAGTTATTAGAAAAATTATATCAAACTATTTCAGCTATAGAGAGCTTGCCTTTCCAAATTTCAGAAACAATACATTGCTCCACTTGGGAAGAGGTTGCGAAAGAAAGAGAACGGGCACGAGAAATGCATAGCGAAGGTTTAATGCTCAAAAGAAAAGATTCTCCCTACTTGGTAGGTAGAAAAAAGGGCGATTGGTGGAAATGGAAAGTAGACCCGCTAACCATTGATGCTGTATTGACCTATGCCATGCGAGGGCATGGAAGAAGAAGTAATTTATTTACCGATTATACTTTTGCGCTCTGGAATACCAATGAGGAAGGAGAAAAAGAACTGGTCACTTTTGCAAAAGCGTATTCAGGACTTACCGATGCTGAGTTCCGTAAAATAGATGCTTGGATCAAAAAGAATACTCTTGAACGTTTTGGACCCGTAAGGAGTGTTACCCCACATCATGTATTTGAAATTGCTTTTGAAGGAATCGCTTTATCAAAAAGACATAAAAGCGGTATTGCCACACGCTTCCCTAGGATTATACGCTGGCGACATGATAAAAAAATAGAAGATGCCAATACTATTGAAGATTTGAAAAACTTAATCCCAAGTACAAGCAAAACTGCTACCGAATAA
- a CDS encoding ligase-associated DNA damage response DEXH box helicase, protein MNRDELYTIAENWFQENNWKPFKFQKDTWKAFLQGKNGLLNAPTGSGKTYALWFPIILNYIKSNPEYKTKHKKGLKAVWITPLRALSDEIRQSAERVAADLGTQMTVGIRTGDTSTKERTAQKKQMPDLLITTPESLQLLLASKGYDKLFKGCTAIVVDEWHELLGTKRGVQMELALSRLKTVSKELRIWGISATIGNLEQAREVLLGTDAKALENSILIKAKLNKKITVKSIIPKKMETFPWRGHLGLHLLEDIIPIINNSKTTLLFTNTRSQCEIWFQKILEKHPEFAGEIAMHHGSINKETRLWVEQAIRNANLKAVVCTSSLDLGVDFAPVETVIQIGGPKGVARFLQRAGRSGHRPGKESVIYFLPTHAIELIEASALQEAVKHTVVEDRIPYLNSYDVLLQYLTTLAISDGFYPDEIYQEVIKTFCYQALSKEQWQWLLNFLVLGSQSLQTYDEYKKVDLEEDGKFKVNNKGIAMRHRFQIGTIVSDANLTVRYQKGGFIGSIEEFFVSKLSPGDIFTFAGRNLEFIRIKDMQVHVRNSTKKTNKIPSWMGGRLTFSAQMSELLREELYKASANHLTKKEIGQELIALEPVFTQQRKESIVPKPNEFLIETFKTRDGYHHIFYPFEGRFVHEAMGSLLGYRISLLSPITFSLAFNDYGFELLSDQEIDIQQVLDNDLFSTDFMLSDLQKSLNATEMARRKFRDIAVISGMVFTGYPNKGVKMKHLQSSSQLLFDVFRDYEADNLLFQQAFTETFEHQLEEGRLRLALERIAQQEIVWKACQKPTPFSFPIITDRLREKLSSEKLADRIKRMTAILTKK, encoded by the coding sequence ATGAATAGAGACGAATTATATACTATTGCAGAGAACTGGTTTCAAGAAAACAATTGGAAACCATTTAAATTCCAAAAAGATACTTGGAAGGCTTTCTTGCAGGGTAAAAACGGATTATTAAACGCTCCCACGGGAAGCGGAAAAACCTATGCCCTATGGTTTCCCATCATTCTAAATTATATAAAATCTAATCCAGAGTATAAAACCAAACATAAAAAAGGTTTAAAAGCTGTTTGGATTACTCCCCTACGTGCTTTATCTGATGAGATTAGGCAATCTGCAGAACGAGTTGCTGCTGATTTAGGCACACAGATGACGGTAGGAATTAGGACAGGAGACACCAGCACAAAAGAGCGGACTGCTCAGAAAAAACAAATGCCCGATTTACTAATCACCACTCCTGAAAGCTTGCAGCTACTCCTAGCTTCTAAAGGCTATGACAAGCTATTTAAAGGATGTACTGCCATTGTGGTAGATGAATGGCATGAACTGTTAGGGACAAAAAGAGGAGTGCAAATGGAATTGGCTCTTTCTCGCCTAAAAACAGTTTCTAAAGAACTTCGAATATGGGGAATCTCTGCAACGATAGGCAATTTGGAACAGGCTCGAGAAGTACTATTGGGCACCGATGCAAAAGCACTCGAAAATTCAATTTTAATAAAAGCAAAACTGAATAAGAAAATAACTGTAAAAAGCATCATCCCTAAAAAAATGGAGACCTTTCCGTGGCGCGGACATTTAGGCTTGCATTTATTAGAAGATATTATCCCTATAATTAACAATAGTAAAACCACCTTACTATTTACCAATACCAGGAGTCAGTGCGAAATCTGGTTTCAAAAAATTTTAGAAAAACATCCTGAATTTGCTGGCGAAATTGCCATGCATCATGGAAGTATTAATAAAGAAACTCGACTTTGGGTAGAACAAGCCATCCGCAATGCAAACTTAAAGGCCGTAGTCTGTACCTCTAGTTTGGATTTAGGCGTAGATTTTGCTCCTGTAGAAACGGTAATACAAATAGGAGGCCCTAAGGGCGTAGCCCGTTTTTTACAACGCGCTGGTCGCAGTGGTCACCGACCAGGAAAAGAGAGTGTCATCTATTTTTTACCTACGCACGCAATAGAACTTATTGAAGCTTCTGCTTTGCAAGAAGCTGTAAAACATACCGTAGTAGAAGACCGGATTCCGTATTTGAATAGTTATGATGTACTACTGCAATACCTCACCACGCTCGCTATTTCTGATGGCTTTTATCCTGATGAAATTTACCAAGAAGTAATTAAAACCTTTTGCTACCAAGCACTCTCAAAAGAGCAATGGCAATGGCTACTCAACTTTTTAGTCTTAGGAAGCCAAAGCTTGCAGACCTATGATGAATATAAAAAAGTAGACCTTGAAGAAGATGGTAAATTTAAAGTCAACAATAAAGGTATCGCTATGCGACATCGTTTTCAAATAGGAACTATTGTGAGCGATGCAAATTTAACAGTACGCTATCAAAAAGGAGGTTTTATCGGGTCGATAGAAGAGTTCTTCGTTTCCAAATTATCTCCTGGAGATATTTTCACATTTGCTGGAAGAAATCTAGAGTTTATTCGGATAAAAGACATGCAAGTACATGTGCGCAATTCTACTAAAAAAACAAACAAAATACCAAGTTGGATGGGTGGGCGCCTCACTTTTTCTGCTCAAATGTCCGAATTACTACGTGAAGAACTATACAAAGCATCGGCAAACCATTTAACCAAAAAAGAAATAGGCCAAGAGCTAATAGCACTAGAGCCTGTATTTACCCAACAACGTAAAGAAAGTATTGTTCCAAAACCCAATGAATTCTTAATTGAGACCTTTAAAACTCGCGATGGTTACCACCATATTTTTTACCCCTTTGAAGGTAGGTTTGTGCATGAAGCCATGGGAAGCCTTTTAGGCTACCGCATAAGTTTGCTTTCACCGATAACTTTTTCGCTGGCTTTTAATGATTACGGATTTGAATTACTCTCAGATCAAGAGATAGACATACAGCAGGTTTTAGATAATGATTTATTTTCAACAGACTTTATGCTGAGTGACCTACAGAAAAGTTTAAATGCCACAGAGATGGCGCGTAGAAAATTTCGTGACATTGCCGTAATCAGTGGAATGGTATTTACAGGATATCCAAACAAAGGTGTAAAAATGAAGCATTTACAAAGCAGCTCACAACTGCTTTTTGATGTTTTTAGAGACTATGAGGCTGATAATTTACTTTTTCAACAAGCTTTTACAGAAACATTTGAACACCAACTGGAAGAAGGGCGCTTACGACTAGCACTAGAGCGTATTGCACAACAGGAAATTGTCTGGAAAGCGTGCCAGAAACCAACTCCATTTTCGTTCCCTATAATTACAGATAGATTACGAGAAAAATTATCTAGTGAAAAATTAGCAGACCGTATCAAACGTATGACCGCGATTCTTACTAAAAAGTAA
- the pdeM gene encoding ligase-associated DNA damage response endonuclease PdeM: MTESIQVNNQTFTMHCSGALFWEEESTLIVSDIHFGKISHFRKHGAAVPQKAIQKNFMLLEAIVTQFNPKSICFLGDLFHSSMNTEWNLFEDWVAKTTAKLVLVAGNHDIISPLKYEALNIEVIQEIETQGFLFTHHPEERKGLFNFAGHIHPAIKLKGSGRQILKLACFYKSDHQIILPAFGEFTGTFSLQPTKEHEVFVITKDEIFKIDIASSVI; this comes from the coding sequence ATGACAGAATCTATACAAGTAAACAATCAGACATTTACCATGCATTGTTCGGGTGCGCTCTTTTGGGAAGAAGAAAGCACACTAATAGTTAGCGATATTCACTTTGGGAAAATATCCCATTTTAGAAAACACGGTGCTGCCGTTCCGCAAAAAGCCATACAGAAAAATTTTATGCTTTTAGAGGCTATTGTTACTCAGTTTAACCCTAAAAGTATTTGTTTTTTGGGTGATTTATTTCATTCCTCTATGAATACAGAATGGAATTTGTTTGAAGATTGGGTAGCGAAAACAACTGCAAAACTAGTTCTAGTTGCCGGAAATCACGATATCATATCGCCCTTAAAATATGAAGCTTTAAATATTGAAGTGATTCAAGAAATTGAAACGCAAGGGTTTCTATTTACACATCACCCAGAAGAACGCAAAGGACTATTTAATTTCGCAGGACATATTCACCCCGCTATAAAATTAAAAGGTAGCGGGAGACAGATATTAAAATTAGCCTGCTTTTATAAATCAGACCACCAAATAATATTGCCTGCGTTTGGGGAATTTACAGGAACATTTTCATTACAACCTACTAAAGAACATGAGGTATTTGTAATCACAAAAGACGAAATATTTAAAATAGATATAGCTTCTTCCGTTATCTAA